The stretch of DNA ACGCGGCGCCGCTCGTCGATGGCGGCGAACAGGTTTTCGGCGGATCTGGGGCCCCAGCCCTCGCGGTTCCTCAGCTGGGTCAGGTTGCCCGGCCCGTAGCGATCCCGCAGGGTGAAGATGTCGGCGGGCTCGCGGATCCAGCCGTCGGTGAAGAAGGCCTCCACCGCCCTGGCGCCCAGCCCCTCGATGTCGAAGGCCGCGCGCGAGACGAAATGCTTCAGCTTTTCAACCGCCTGCGCCGGGCAGATCAGGTTGCCGGTACAGTAATGGACGGCCTCGCCCTGCTCGCGGATGACGTCCGAGCCGCAGACCGGACAGGTTTCGGGGAAGACGTAGGGTTCCGCGTCCGCGGGCCTGCGCGACAGGTCCACATCCTCGACCTTGGGGATCACGTCGCCGGCGCGGTAGATGGTGACCCAGTCCCCCTCGCGCAGGTCGCGCCCCTCGCGGATCGGGTTGCCCTGGCTGTCGCGCCCGGCGATGTAGTCGGCATTGTGCAGCGTCGCGTTGGACACGACGACGCCGCCCACGGTGACAGGCGTCAGCCGCGCCACCGGCGACAGTGCACCGGTGCGGCCGACCTGGATCTCGATCCGCTCCAGCCGGGTGGTCGCCTTTTCCGCAGGGAACTTGTGCGCGATGGCCCAGCGTGGCGTGGTCGAACGGAACCCCAGCCGGCCCTGAAGACCCAGGTCGTCCACCTTGTAGACGACACCGTCGATGTCGTAGCCCAGCGTCGCGCGGTCCGCCTCGATCCGGCGATACTGCGCGATCAACTCGGCCGGGCCGTCGCACAGCGTGGTCAGCGGATTGACGGTGAAGCCGAAGCTTTCCAGCCGGCGCAGGCTTTCGAGCTGGGTCTTGCCAAGCGGTTCCGACAGCTCGCCCCAGCCATAGGCGAAGAAGCGCAGCGGCCGGCCGGCGGTGATCGCGGGATCAAGCTGCCGGAGGGAGCCCGCGGCGGCGTTGCGCGGATTGGCGAAGACCTTCTGCCCCGCCTCCTGCTGGCGCGCGTTCAGCGCCGCGAAATCGGCATGGGACATATAGACCTCACCCCGCACTTCCAGCACGTCGGGCGCGCCGTCGATCCGTTCGGGAATATCGCCCAGGGTGCGCGCATTCGCGGTGACGTTCTCGCCCACGGCGCCATCGCCGCGGGTGGCGGCGTGGATCAGCGTGCCACGCTCGTAGCGCAGCGACAGCGACAGGCCATCGATCTTGGGCTCGGCCGTAAAGGCGAGGGATTCTTCTGACGAAAGGTTCAGGTAACGGCGGATGCGCTGGTCGAACTCGGTCACATCCTCGGCGGAAAAGGCATTGCCGAGCGAAAGCATCGGGATCGCGTGGCGGATCTTGCCGAAACCCTGCGCAGGGGCGGCGCCGATCTGTTCGGTCGGGCTGTCATCGCGCTTTAGGTCGGGAAAACGATCCTCGATTTCCGCGTTGCGGCGCTTGAGTGCGTCGTAATCGGCATCCGGCATGACCGGCGCATCGGCCTGGTAATAGGCGTCGTTCGCCTTGCCCAGAAGCCCCGCCAGCCGCGCCAGTTCCGCCCGCGCCTCTGCCTCGCTCAGCGCGGCAGCCGCCTTCGTCTCGATCCCGTTCCTTGCCATCACCCTCTCCCGCCGCCGCAAGACGGTGGAGATTTAGACCGCCTGTCCGCGCTTGGCCAGCGGCGCGCGTGGTCCCTCAGGCCCTGAGCGCAAGCCCCTGGCGCGCGCGGGTGATGGCGGACTGCGGCTCGCGCAGGACATAGCCGCGGCCCCACACCGTCTCGATGAAGCTTTCGCCGCCCGTCGCCTCGGCCAGTTTCTTGCGCAGCTTGCAGATGAAGACGTCGATGATCTTGAGCTCCGGCTCGTCCATGCCGCCATAAAGATGGTTGAGGAAC from Halovulum dunhuangense encodes:
- the ligA gene encoding NAD-dependent DNA ligase LigA encodes the protein MARNGIETKAAAALSEAEARAELARLAGLLGKANDAYYQADAPVMPDADYDALKRRNAEIEDRFPDLKRDDSPTEQIGAAPAQGFGKIRHAIPMLSLGNAFSAEDVTEFDQRIRRYLNLSSEESLAFTAEPKIDGLSLSLRYERGTLIHAATRGDGAVGENVTANARTLGDIPERIDGAPDVLEVRGEVYMSHADFAALNARQQEAGQKVFANPRNAAAGSLRQLDPAITAGRPLRFFAYGWGELSEPLGKTQLESLRRLESFGFTVNPLTTLCDGPAELIAQYRRIEADRATLGYDIDGVVYKVDDLGLQGRLGFRSTTPRWAIAHKFPAEKATTRLERIEIQVGRTGALSPVARLTPVTVGGVVVSNATLHNADYIAGRDSQGNPIREGRDLREGDWVTIYRAGDVIPKVEDVDLSRRPADAEPYVFPETCPVCGSDVIREQGEAVHYCTGNLICPAQAVEKLKHFVSRAAFDIEGLGARAVEAFFTDGWIREPADIFTLRDRYGPGNLTQLRNREGWGPRSAENLFAAIDERRRVPLNRLIFALGIRHVGETGAKMLARHYGSWAAFAAAMEEARDHAGPAWETLNAIDGVGPVLAASVVDFFHDPQNRAAVDRLAEQLTIEDVAAPSTAGSPVAGKTVVFTGTLETMTRAEAKARAEAMGAKVSGSVSAKTDIVVAGPGAGSKLAKAEELGLAVMTEEEWRALIG